A genomic region of Eucalyptus grandis isolate ANBG69807.140 chromosome 5, ASM1654582v1, whole genome shotgun sequence contains the following coding sequences:
- the LOC104446102 gene encoding uncharacterized protein LOC104446102 has product MADPVAISGIGLISCSQGKLFAHAIEVDGALQAFWVSFLLLHLGGPNNITAFSLEDNSLWQRHLLSPIFQVSITIYVFVQVFPSDKSLMIPTMLVFLSGIIKNLERILALNLSSLPRLKESMLTTKELTLGAYLKPDEELKNLGYVYSNEEEKKIAESIVVKHAYYFFQIFKFFIIDSFYTSEERLISCKYFSEVSAVDALRVISVELNFIYEILHTKALTVRSKWSYIFRFIAFIDVAMAFVLFNGFKKHQLPKLDVEITYILLFGGIALDVINLFILIFSDWTIARIMHYKRGPSKLDSFLHGLISTTDNMRKPQFATCKAKPNTNATYTVLHTPFIFRRWSESICTCNVFFAFLKENQTKMPHCDQHWGIMAVRNIYSFPFSTAEKIISCFHQITGKVIDTNLSIYSAFPRYVFKNPLIKKLWIFIFEEMRHKSENADNPKGARKIFEARGDLYLQVNQPNVVSVVASFAKKTLLKSIGDLLEFGGDAKGVEQLCEKLYNDPIEALKLESPLRQGIVLARKMERLRDMKWEVMSGVWVEILSYAAGHIKGEAHVLVLSKGGELLAFVWLLMAHFGCLYKPEWDSYGKSMFGIDDYDNGDVSTVEGELV; this is encoded by the exons ATGGCTGACCCAGTGGCTATATCAGGCATTGGGCTCATCTCTTGCAGCCAAGGCAAGTTGTTTGCTCATGCAATTGAAGTAGATGGGGCACTTCAGGCATTTTGGGTCTCATTTCTCTTGTTACATCTTGGCGGCCCGAACAATATCACTGCCTTCTCTTTAGAGGATAACTCGCTTTGGCAAAGGCACCTACTTAGTCCCATCTTCCAAGTTAGTATCACCATTTATGTCTTTGTGCAAGTATTTCCTAGTGACAAGTCACTAATGATCCCAACGATGCTGGTGTTTCTTTCTGggatcataaaaaatttggagAGGATATTGGCACTCAATCTCTCGAGCCTCCCAAGGCTCAAGGAATCAATGCTCACGACTAAAGAGCTAACATTGGGTGCATATTTGAAGCCTGATGAAGAACTCAAAAATCTAGGGTATGTATATtctaatgaagaagaaaaaaagattgctGAGAGCATTGTGGTGAAGCATGCTTACTATTTCTTTCAAATCTTTAAGTTCTTCATCATAGATTCCTTCTACACAAGTGAAGAACGCCTCATAAGCTGCAAATATTTCAGCGAAGTTTCAGCAGTGGATGCGTTAAGGGTGATATCAGTCGAACTCAATTTTATTTACGAGATACTCCACACAAAAGCATTGACAGTACGTTCCAAGTGGAGCTACATTTTTCGCTTCATAGCCTTCATTGATGTTGCCATGGCTTTTGTCTTGTTCAATGGCTTCAAGAAGCATCAGCTTCCCAAACTCGATGTGGAAATTACTTATATCCTTCTTTTCGGAGGGATTGCTCTTGATGTGATAAATTTGTTCATACTCATTTTCTCCGATTGGACTATTGCTAGAATCATGCACTACAAAAGAGGGCCATCTAAACTAGATTCATTTCTCCACGGGTTAATATCCACCACGGATAACATGAGGAAGCCTCAATTTGCCACATGTAAAGCAAAGCCTAACACCAATGCTACGTACACGGTCTTACATACACCATTCATATTTCGGAGGTGGTCAGAATCCATCTGTACCTGCAATGTTTTTTTTGCATTCTTGAAGGAGAATCAGACAAAGATGCCCCACTGTGATCAACACTGGGGGATTATGGCCGTTCGTAATATCTATAGTTTTCCATTCTCTACGGCTGAGAAGATCATCtcttgtttccatcaaattacAGGGAAAGTCATCGATACGAATTTATCAATCTATTCGGCGTTTCCCAGGTACGTGttcaaaaatcccttaattaaGAAACTATGGATTTTTATCTTCGAAGAGATGAGACATAAATCCGAAAATGCGGATAATCCGAAAGGGGCAAGGAAGATATTTGAGGCTAGAGGCGATCTATATCTCCAAG TTAACCAGCCTAATGTGGTGTCTGTTGTGGCGAGCTTTGCCAAGAAGACATTATTAAAGTCAATTGGCGATTTACTGGAATTCGGTGGAGATGCCAAGGGTGTGGAGCAGCTATGCGAGAAATTGTATAATGATCCTATCGAAGCCCTTAAATTGGAATCCCCGCTTCGCCAGGGGATCGTATTGGCCCGCAAGATGGAAAGATTAAGGGATATGAAGTGGGAGGTGATGAGCGGAGTGTGGGTTGAGATACTGTCATATGCAGCGGGTCATATTAAGGGAGAGGCACATGTGCTAGTGTTGAGTAAAGGTGGAGAGCTTCTTGCCTTTGTTTGGCTGTTGATGGCTCATTTCGGTTGTCTCTATAAACCTGAATGGGACTCCTACGGGAAATCTATGTTTGGGATAGACGACTATGATAACGGAGATGTTAGTACGGTGGAAGGAGAACTCGTCTAA
- the LOC104446103 gene encoding LAS seventeen-binding protein 3-like → MMVIYNIGTGLVVTRREDSSWSPPSAISSCGIGWGAQAGGELTDFVIVLRTTEAVKRFGGTAHFSVVAGLSAAVGPIGRAAEADVRAGDGGCAACYTYSCSKGAFVGCSLQGSVVTTRTRENCRFYGSQSINALDILLGSLPRPPGRTAWSIVLATAYGSS, encoded by the exons ATGATGGTAATCTACAATATTGGAACCGGCCTTGTGGTTACTCGTAGGGAAGACAGCTCATGGTCTCCACcttctgcaatttcttcatgtggaATAGGGTGGGGAGCACAG GCTGGAGGAGAATTGACAGACTTCGTTATAGTGTTGAGAACAACTGAGGCTGTGAAGAGATTTGGTGGTACTGCTCATTTTTCAGTTGTGGCTGGTTTGAGTGCAGCAGTTGGTCCCATTGGAAGGGCTGCTGAAGCTGATGTACGAGCAGGGGATGGTGGCTGTGCTGCTTGTTATACGTACAGCTGCAGTAAAG GTGCTTTTGTTGGATGCTCCCTTCAAGGTAGTGTCGTGACAACGCGAACAAGAGAAAATTGCCGATTTTATGGCAGCCAGTCTATAAATGCATTGGACATACTACTTGGTTCGTTGCCGAGGCCACCAGGCCGTACAGCTTGGTCAATTGTCCTGGCTACTGCCTATGGAAGTTCTTAG
- the LOC104446104 gene encoding putative RING-H2 finger protein ATL21A, producing the protein MASSAIFFFAFFLGLSLHAIADNLNDLCSMGSCRPSGPEIRFPFWIRGVQPERCGYPGFDLSCNDLSQAILQLPDSQDFVVSKISYEKQYVVLKDPSNCLAKRLQNPKFSSSIFIAQGYGSFMFADCPNIFLPEFGLRPMSCLSDEQHKVPLGYGDNPNRSYLERFGCRTWTVKVPVALQYPKDITESVTLEWNQPDCRSCEGSGGRCGLNGYTGSQAACFRKPGLSKGGAKWGQVGSLKLEKAIPDAI; encoded by the exons ATGGCTTCCTctgccatcttcttcttcgctttcttcCTCGGCCTCTCTCTCCATGCAATCGCCGATAACCTTAACGACTTATGTTCAATGGGGTCTTGTCGTCCCAGCGGACCTGAGATTCGCTTTCCTTTTTGGATAAGAGGCGTCCAACCTGAGCGATGCGGCTATCCGGGCTTCGATCTCTCGTGCAACGACCTAAGCCAAGCGATCCTCCAATTGCCTGACTCGCAAGACTTCGTAGTCAGCAAAATCAGTTATGAGAAACAATATGTCGTGCTCAAGGACCCGAGCAACTGTCTGGCCAAGCGGCTTCAAAACCCAAAGTTTTCAAGCTCGATTTTCATTGCGCAAGGGTATGGGAGCTTCATGTTCGCAGACTGCCCGAATATATTTTTGCCGGAATTCGGACTCAGGCCCATGAGCTGCCTCAGCGACGAACAACACAAGGTGCCGCTTGGTTATGGCGATAATCCCAACCGGTCGTACCTCGAGAGATTCGGTTGTCGTACTTGGACCGTGAAGGTTCCGGTGGCCCTGCAATATCCGAAGGATATAACCGAGAGCGTAACCCTGGAGTGGAATCAGCCGGATTGTAGATCGTGCGAGGGAAGTGGTGGGAGGTGCGGGCTCAATGGTTACACGGGCTCTCAAGCTGCATGCTTCCGTAAACCTG GGCTTTCAAAGGGTGGGGCCAAGTGGGGCCAA GTGGGCTCACTAAAACTTGAGAAGGCAATTCCTGATGCCATTTAA
- the LOC104446105 gene encoding putative RING-H2 finger protein ATL21A encodes MASSIIFFSFFIGLSLRVSADNPDYVCPVSFCSPGGPEIRFPFQASDSHPERCGYPGFNLSCNIQGQAILQLPNSQDFIVDLINYKKQYIVLKDPGNCLAKRLQNLTLPSSVFSAQEYGSFTFADCLSGLSDLGFERVDCLSDGQHTVGVAPPGSYTGHFYQLRCRTWTVSVPVVRQYPTDITESVVLKWDAPDCRSCEKSSGRCGFLGSAGSDVGCFGKRG; translated from the coding sequence atcatcttcttctctttcttcattggCCTCTCTCTCCGCGTATCTGCCGATAACCCCGACTATGTATGTCCAGTAAGCTTTTGCAGTCCTGGCGGACCTGAGATCCGCTTCCCTTTCCAAGCAAGCGACTCCCATCCCGAGCGATGTGGCTATCCGGGCTTCAATCTCTCGTGCAACATCCAAGGCCAAGCGATCCTCCAATTGCCTAACTCGCAAGACTTCATTGTTGACCTTATCAACTATAAGAAACAATATATTGTGCTAAAGGACCCGGGCAACTGCCTGGCGAAGCGGCTTCAAAACTTGACGCTGCCAAGCTCGGTTTTCTCAGCTCAAGAGTATGGGAGCTTCACGTTTGCGGATTGCTTGTCTGGTTTGTCGGATTTGGGATTCGAACGGGTGGACTGCCTCAGCGATGGACAGCACACGGTAGGGGTTGCTCCTCCCGGTTCATACACTGGGCACTTCTACCAGTTACGATGCCGTACTTGGACGGTGTCGGTTCCGGTGGTCCGGCAATATCCCACGGATATAACTGAGAGTGTCGTCCTGAAGTGGGATGCGCCGGATTGTAGATCGTGCGAGAAAAGCAGTGGGAGGTGCGGGTTCTTGGGCTCCGCGGGCTCCGATGTTGGATGCTTCGGTAAACGCGGTTAG